In Diadema setosum chromosome 19, eeDiaSeto1, whole genome shotgun sequence, a genomic segment contains:
- the LOC140242618 gene encoding dimethyladenosine transferase 1, mitochondrial-like isoform X2, whose amino-acid sequence MVFEQKSNWLRILSSISSLRVDKLVRQAGKLQGCHVCEVGPGPGGITRSIVNQGVADLLVVEKDARFIPSLEILSEASEGKVRVACGDILKFDFRDAFPHHLKKQWDDDPPNLHVIGNLPFNVSLPLILQWMEAASNQTGPFSFGRTQMLLTFQKEVAERLTAPPGDEQRSRLSIIAQHLCEVKHCFTIPGTAFVPKPKVDVGVVHFTPLVQPRIDLPFKLVEKLVRSVFHFRQKYCKRGVEILFPIERQDLTKEMFETSGVDPSRRPFRLTMEEFNALCLSYHDICQRIPGIFHYNYR is encoded by the exons ATAAGCTGGTGAGACAAGCTGGCAAGCTGCAAGGTTGTCATGTCTGTGAGGTGGGGCCTGGACCAGGGGGTATCACAAGATCCATTGTCAACCAGGGTGTGGCGGATCTGTTGGTGGTTGAGAAAGATGCTAGGTTCATACCAAGTCTGGAG ATTCTGAGTGAAGCCAGTGAGGGCAAAGTGAGAGTTGCTTGCGGAGACATCCTAAAATTTGACTTCAGGGACGCCTTTCCACATCACCTGAAGAAACAGTGGGATGATG atCCTCCTAACCTGCATGTGATTGGCAACTTGCCATTCAACGTTTCACTTCCCCTCATCCTGCAATGGATGGAAGCAGCGTCCAATCAGACGGGCCCATTTTCCTTTGGCAGGACCCAGATGTTGCTCACCTTCCAAAAGGAGGTGGCTGAG AGGCTGACAGCTCCCCCTGGTGATGAACAAAGGAGCAGACTTTCCATCATTGCCCAACACCTGTGTGAAGTTAAGCATTGCTTTACAATACCCGGGACAGCATTTGTACCAAAACCAAAG GTAGATGTGGGTGTGGTTCATTTTACTCCACTTGTGCAGCCTCGCATTGACCTCCCCTTCAAGCTGGTGGAAAAACTTGTACGGAGTGTCTTCCACTTCAGGCAGAAATACTGCAAGCGAGGAGTAGA GATCCTTTTCCCCATTGAGCGCCAGGATCTAACAAAGGAGATGTTTGAAACCTCGGGTGTCGACCCCTCTCGCCGACCATTCAGACTGACCATGGAAGAGTTCAACGCACTCTGCCTCTCCTACCATGACATCTGTCAGAGGATACCAGGCATCTTCCACTATAACTACAGGTGA
- the LOC140242331 gene encoding protein-glucosylgalactosylhydroxylysine glucosidase-like: MVAQLLHVVFALYVTASYQLVVTSGCDCSSYPDVSAEATVFESPSLPSDVCCMASVGNGYLATVVFSDTIHLNRVYNGRYGSSHRAHIPSPAHIRVDTNSINIGNETYSLDVLNGTFHRRASTEVVHIHHKVYAHQVLTRLLINEITLKRKPGTAGQISVDLALKFNPESEDVNITVVPPTNEDAWFAFGNTTTSETPTSAVSTVYMYWTDIPKVLTLAPEEDTHTWCFVTSVSTSKADALDSYVVGEALGRRLSLFSSHAEAWRDKWDEGRIDVTGNLYLAKAIYGSLYYIMSFLPPLTQKQTAPFRFYGINPGGLAHGGLSPAGYKGHIFWDQETWMYPTILILHPQLALEILKTRTSQLDAAKKNAQKNGYRGAQFPWEMAFTGTEVCPATPYPTHELHITGDIAFAVQQYLSATNDTDFLLKERGFEMIIEIAEFWASKAKFDQSRKMYTINDVMPPDEYHQSVNNSVYTNAIAQISLRLPAYAASMINKTVPDNWTQIAEQLYIPYDKNREYHPEYEGYTLGTEVKQADAILLGFPLMHNMSTAARRNDLMFYEAYNGVNVTDPNGPAMTWGMFAVGWLELGNQSKAGELFEKSYANIQQPFKIWTETAQGEGAINFVTGMGGFLQAVMYGYGGMRLRETGLYMNITIPPESQSITFSGIEYFGNSLSISAKEDTVKVVLTSNSGAYGRGVDLEVLQGTDVHSLVIDTPVILFREAFLIRVSLQASSNKITNSTHR, translated from the coding sequence ATGGTTGCTCAGCTGCTACACGTGGTTTTCGCGCTCTACGTTACAGCGAGCTACCAGCTGGTCGTAACGAGCGGATGCGACTGCAGCTCCTATCCCGACGTTTCAGCCGAGGCAACTGTCTTTGAGAGCCCGAGTTTGCCGTCGGATGTGTGCTGCATGGCCTCTGTTGGGAATGGCTATCTGGCTACCGTGGTTTTTAGTGACACTATCCACTTGAACAGAGTTTATAACGGGAGGTATGGCTCAAGTCACCGGGCCCATATCCCTTCCCCAGCACATATCAGGGTAGACACTAACTCCATTAACATCGGCAATGAAACTTATTCCTTGGATGTGTTGAACGGAACGTTTCACCGCCGAGCAAGTACGGAAGTGGTTCACATACACCATAAGGTGTACGCTCACCAGGTTTTGACCCGTCTTCTTATCAACGAAATAACACTGAAGAGGAAACCCGGAACTGCGGGTCAAATATCGGTAGACTTAGCCCTTAAGTTCAACCCAGAGAGTGAAGATGTAAACATCACTGTGGTGCCTCCAACAAACGAAGATGCTTGGTTTGCATTCGGAAATACCACAACCTCAGAGACACCAACCAGTGCAGTATcgacagtgtacatgtactggaCGGACATCCCAAAGGTACTTACTCTTGCGCCAGAAGAAGACACACACACTTGGTGTTTCGTCACTTCCGTTTCCACGAGTAAAGCAGACGCCCTCGATTCGTACGTTGTTGGCGAAGCTCTGGGGCGGAGACTCTCGTTGTTCAGCAGTCATGCCGAGGCGTGGAGAGACAAATGGGATGAGGGTCGCATCGACGTGACTGGAAACCTCTACCTTGCGAAAGCGATCTACGGCAGCCTGTATTACATCATGAGCTTCTTGCCTCCTCTCACGCAAAAGCAGACCGCTCCCTTTCGCTTCTACGGCATCAATCCTGGAGGACTTGCGCATGGTGGACTTTCCCCAGCTGGTTACAAAGGACATATATTCTGGGACCAAGAGACCTGGATGTACCCAACAATTCTGATACTCCATCCACAACTGGCGCTAGAGATACTGAAAACAAGAACCAGCCAGCTAGACGCAGCGAAAAAGAACGCCCAGAAGAATGGGTACAGAGGAGCTCAGTTCCCTTGGGAGATGGCGTTCACAGGGACGGAAGTGTGTCCGGCAACGCCTTATCCCACGCATGAACTTCACATCACTGGAGACATAGCTTTCGCCGTTCAGCAGTACCTCTCGGCAACCAATGATACGGACTTTCTTCTCAAAGAAAGGGGTTTTGAAATGATCATTGAAATTGCGGAGTTCTGGGCGAGCAAAGCGAAGTTTGACCAAAGCCGGAAGATGTATACAATCAATGACGTCATGCCCCCAGATGAATACCATCAGAGTGTTAATAACTCAGTGTACACCAACGCCATAGCACAGATCAGTCTCCGACTGCCAGCTTACGCTGCCTCGATGATCAATAAAACTGTCCCTGACAACTGGACGCAAATTGCGGAACAGTTGTACATTCCGTACGACAAAAATCGCGAGTACCATCCGGAGTATGAGGGATACACTCTCGGAACAGAAGTCAAGCAGGCAGATGCCATCCTCTTGGGATTTCCCCTCATGCACAACATGTCCACAGCGGCTCGACGCAATGACCTCATGTTCTACGAAGCTTACAACGGTGTCAACGTGACCGACCCAAACGGCCCAGCGATGACATGGGGTATGTTCGCCGTCGGGTGGCTGGAGCTCGGGAACCAATCCAAGGCTGGGGAGCTCTTCGAGAAAAGCTACGCTAACATCCAACAACCGTTCAAGATTTGGACCGAAACCGCTCAGGGTGAAGGCGCGATCAATTTCGTCACCGGCATGGGAGGTTTCTTACAGGCAGTCATGTACGGGTATGGTGGGATGCGACTGCGGGAGACTGGTCTCTATATGAACATCACAATCCCTCCAGAATCTCAGAGCATAACTTTCTCAGGGATCGAATACTTCGGCAACTCTCTGAGCATCTCAGCGAAGGAAGACACAGTGAAAGTAGTGTTGACCAGTAACAGTGGAGCGTACGGACGAGGAGTAGACTTAGAGGTCCTACAAGGCACGGATGTACACTCACTCGTGATTGATACTCCCGTCATTCTTTTTAGAGAGGCATTTCTGATTCGAGTGTCACTACAAGCATCTTCAAATAAGATCACAAACAGCACTCATCGCTAA
- the LOC140242332 gene encoding organic cation transporter protein-like yields MKFDDILLEIGEFGRYQRWVYTMVIITSIPVAFHQMAQVFLAGASDHWCEVASWQDYDCEANGLSDADCADLKRNASSPMNGTEDQLQCYKYEVVDEMEFHPGLNPTSYNDTTLIECNDGWVYDKSQYKSSIIQDFNLVCDDANLDSLAQSLYFVGVLVGSLLFGALSDIIGRRYTLFIALFGQCTVGVGIAFSPSYWVFTSLRMVLAGANMGVFLLCFIIGTEFVGPSKRTFAGMGINLAFSVGYMIIAVYAYFIRDWWILQLVITVPSFLLFFFYPFIPESARWLISKGRTEAATKVVEKAATVNKATLPDPIFTDEEIKEQEIALKAKQATALDLFKTRNLRLRTLNCMFNWFVNTLVYYGLSLSTSDLGVNDYVAFFISGGVEIPAIISGMFAIEYIGRKWSTFGYMVFGGVACLCTIFTPLGAWRTTVAMLGKFGIAASFAIIYVYSAELFPTPVRSVGVGICSMSARIAGILAPIILLLAETWEPLPVLIFGIASIAAGLLILFLPETLGQRLPETIEEGELFGTSKAKEKEYELNTVSSSVDKKEHAYQENGNGAVNKGFVDDSTSTEKV; encoded by the exons ATGAAGTTCGACGACATTTTGTTAGAAATCGGCGAGTTCGGTCGATACCAGCGATGGGTTTACACCATGGTCATCATCACGTCCATCCCAGTGGCCTTCCACCAGATGGCTCAGGTCTTTTTGGCCGGAGCCTCTGACCACTGGTGTGAG GTTGCTTCGTGGCAGGACTACGACTGCGAGGCTAACGGACTCTCCGACGCCGACTGCGCCGATCTCAAGCGAAACGCGAGCTCGCCGATGAACGGCACCGAAGACCAGCTGCAGTGCTACAAGTACGAAGTGGTCGACGAGATGGAGTTCCACCCGGGGCTGAATCCTACAAGTTACAACGACACCACGCTCATCGAGTGCAACGACGGCTGGGTCTATGACAAGAGCCAGTACAAGTCTTCTATAATCCAAGAC ttCAACCTCGTATGTGATGACGCGAATCTTGACAGTTTAGCCCAGTCGCTTTACTTTGTCGGCGTGCTTGTCGGCTCTTTGTTGTTTGGCGCCCTCTCCGACAT CATTGGTCGACGCTATACTCTCTTCATTGCCCTATTCGGGCAGTGCACTGTGGGCGTTGGGATTGCCTTCTCCCCTAGTTACTGGGTCTTTACTAGTCTCCGTATGGTCTTGGCCGGGGCCAACATGGGGGTCTTCCTTCTATGTTTCATCATTG GGACCGAGTTTGTGGGACCGAGCAAGAGAACTTTCGCCGGAATGGGGATCAACCTAGCCTTCTCCGTGGGTTATATGATCATCGCCGTCTACGCCTACTTCATCAGGGATTGGTGGATCCTACAACTCGTCATCACGGTCCCGtccttccttttgtttttcttttaccc GTTCATTCCAGAGTCTGCTCGTTGGCTGATCAGTAAAGGCCGCACTGAAGCGGCCACCAAAGTAGTGGAGAAGGCCGCCACGGTGAACAAAGCAACGCTTCCCGATCCCATCTTCACTGACGAGGAAATCAAGGAGCAG GAAATTGCACTGAAAGCGAAACAAGCCACAGCCCTTGATCTTTTCAAAACAAGGAATCTGAGATTACGGACACTGAACTGTATGTTTAACTG GTTCGTCAACACGCTGGTTTACTATGGCCTGTCTTTGAGCACCTCCGACCTCGGGGTCAACGACTACGTAGCGTTCTTCATATCCGGTGGAGTGGAGATTCCCGCCATTATCTCTGGCATGTTCGCCATCGAGTACATCGGGAGGAAGTGGAGCACCTTCGGCTACATGGTCTTTGGCGGCGTGGCGTGTCTCTGTACTATTTTCACTC CACTCGGTGCGTGGCGCACTACTGTTGCTATGTTGGGGAAATTCGGCATCGCAGCCTCCTTCGCTATCATCTACGTTTACTCTGCAGAACTTTTTCCGACACCAGTCAG GAGCGTTGGTGTGGGAATATGCTCCATGAGCGCTCGTATAGCTGGAATCCTAGCCCCTATTATCCTCCTACTCGCCGAAACTTGGGAGCCACTGCCAGTCCTTATCTTTGGCATCGCCTCAATCGCCGCCGGTCTGCTCATCCTTTTCTTACCCGAAACTCTGGGCCAGAGGCTTCCGGAGACCATCGAGGAAGGAGAGCTGTTCGGGACAAGCAAGGC GAAGGAGAAGGAATACGAACTCAATACGGTCTCATCTTCTGTCGACAAGAAAGAACACGCCTACCAGGAGAATGGCAACGGGGCCGTCAATAAGGGGTTCGTCGACGACTCCACGTCGACGGAGAAAGTCTAG